A genomic window from Halogeometricum borinquense DSM 11551 includes:
- a CDS encoding bacterio-opsin activator domain-containing protein → MSTERALGEEEDKRSATPVVLVVDDDEDLADTCVYWLQDDYDVRAAYSGEDALAEADESVDVVLLDRRMPKISGDDVLDALRERGLDCHVAMMTAVEPDTEIVDMPFDDYLVKPVTKTDVREAVKELVVRSEFDEEVREFFALESTEQALKSRDNEDLRDPEVLKQLREQVEEVRRGHENEIARRQRQLDRLHHINDLLREVDKALVDATTREEIERAVCESLASFDTYTAAWVARYSDTVETISCRTAAGVAPPVFDGQIGSLTPRIRSALQDRTVELIDGIDPDHFEAVFTSDRTETPDVTPEGLSTVVVPIAYRETVYGALVVYTDDNVTFGEDDRAVFDELGATIGHGINAAESKRLLYSDTAVELEFTHEDRGDLFVDLSAVVNGRVSLQGFSPATDGGISCYTSVEEAAAEDVLEYLTAHEDVQHARTITDTPEKSLFEVRVDASTVLVPLIEFGASVDTLTAMGGEGSLVVTVSPGADLRVLNDTVQSAFPAVGVVAKREVERSVQSTEAFKRELEDKLTSRQHDVLETAFVSGYFDWPRGSTAEEVAESLGITAPTFHEHLRAGEKKLMQTFFEETAESLTTNGRSSADSANRH, encoded by the coding sequence ATGTCCACTGAAAGGGCGCTGGGCGAGGAGGAAGACAAACGCTCAGCGACGCCAGTTGTCCTCGTCGTAGACGACGACGAGGACCTCGCGGACACCTGCGTATACTGGCTCCAAGACGACTACGACGTTCGCGCCGCGTACAGCGGTGAGGACGCCTTAGCGGAAGCTGACGAATCCGTTGACGTGGTCCTCCTCGACAGGCGAATGCCGAAGATTTCGGGAGACGACGTTCTGGACGCACTCAGAGAACGAGGACTCGACTGTCACGTGGCAATGATGACGGCCGTCGAACCGGACACCGAGATCGTCGATATGCCGTTCGACGACTATCTCGTGAAGCCGGTGACGAAGACGGACGTTCGCGAGGCAGTCAAGGAACTAGTCGTCCGTTCGGAGTTCGACGAGGAAGTCCGGGAGTTCTTCGCACTTGAATCGACCGAACAAGCCCTCAAATCGCGTGACAACGAGGACCTCCGCGACCCCGAGGTTCTGAAACAACTCCGCGAACAGGTTGAGGAGGTTCGGCGTGGTCACGAGAACGAAATCGCACGACGGCAACGCCAATTGGACCGTCTCCATCATATCAACGATCTACTCAGGGAGGTCGATAAGGCGCTTGTCGATGCGACGACGCGTGAGGAGATAGAGAGAGCTGTCTGTGAGTCGTTAGCGTCGTTCGATACCTACACCGCCGCGTGGGTTGCCCGGTACAGCGACACGGTCGAGACGATCAGTTGCCGAACTGCCGCAGGTGTCGCGCCACCGGTGTTCGACGGGCAGATAGGTTCTCTGACGCCACGTATCCGTTCTGCGTTACAGGACCGTACCGTCGAACTGATCGATGGCATAGACCCCGACCACTTCGAGGCAGTGTTCACGTCTGATCGAACGGAAACACCGGATGTCACGCCCGAGGGACTTTCGACCGTCGTCGTTCCCATCGCATACCGGGAGACGGTGTACGGCGCACTCGTCGTCTACACCGATGACAACGTGACGTTCGGCGAGGACGACCGAGCGGTGTTTGACGAACTCGGCGCAACTATCGGACACGGTATCAACGCCGCCGAATCCAAACGCCTGCTCTACAGCGACACTGCGGTCGAACTGGAGTTCACGCACGAGGACCGAGGAGACCTGTTTGTCGATCTGTCGGCAGTTGTCAACGGACGCGTCTCGTTACAGGGGTTCTCACCGGCGACCGATGGCGGAATCTCCTGTTATACGAGCGTCGAGGAGGCCGCCGCGGAGGATGTCCTCGAATATCTCACCGCTCACGAGGACGTCCAGCACGCACGAACCATCACAGACACACCGGAGAAGTCACTGTTCGAGGTTCGTGTCGATGCATCGACGGTATTGGTGCCCCTCATCGAGTTCGGTGCGAGCGTGGACACCTTGACCGCGATGGGCGGAGAAGGGTCGCTTGTCGTCACCGTCTCGCCGGGCGCGGACCTCCGGGTCCTGAACGACACCGTCCAGTCGGCGTTCCCAGCGGTCGGAGTGGTCGCAAAGCGAGAGGTCGAACGGTCCGTCCAATCGACGGAAGCGTTCAAGCGCGAACTGGAAGACAAACTCACGTCCAGACAGCACGACGTGTTAGAGACGGCGTTTGTTTCCGGGTATTTCGACTGGCCGCGCGGGAGTACGGCCGAAGAAGTCGCCGAATCGCTCGGTATCACCGCGCCGACGTTCCACGAACACCTCCGTGCTGGCGAGAAGAAGTTGATGCAGACGTTCTTCGAAGAAACTGCAGAGTCGCTGACGACCAACGGCCGTTCGAGCGCTGATTCTGCGAATCGCCACTGA